The sequence CCTATTTCTCAACTTTCTCCACTTGCAAAAGCTTTAACCTGTTTTGATCGAAATTTCACAACCATTGCAATTAAAACAAAGGATGCCCTCAATGAGAAATATTCAGCCTCAGTGACTAAAGCTGGGCAAAGTTTATGCATTTGAAGAGAGGGTTTAATAACAGGAAAGATTATCAACCATCTGAATGAATAGATGATACCATATAGCAAGCAGGAATCCAATAATTACTGCTGTTAACATCTGAATATTTCAGGTGCTTGGGAGCATCCCATGGCAAACTTTCTTCCAAAGAGTGCTGTCTTCTGCCTCACCCAGCCAGGCAAGGTTCATCTCCTACCTCTCTGGAGTAGGATGCTTTTTAATGGCCATCCCCTCCGTGTTCATTGGGGCAGTTGCAGCATCAACAGGTAAAGCTGAACTATTTGTATCTGAATAATGAACATGTTTTTTGCCAAAGCTGTTTAAAACAAGAGACAAAAAAGCCCTGATCAAATTTCCTACTAATGCATGCCAACTGCCTAAAAACCCACTATGGGAGATGTGGCCACCAAGCTAGAAGTCTGTACCAGAAATGTAGAGCCCTAGAGACATTTAAACCACCTCCAAATCTGCCTAAAGCTATTTCATTGTGGTGAAATGATTTTTCATGCACGTTGCAGTGAGGAAAGAGGAAGGCAGAACCATAAAACATTGTATAATCAGGCTTTCCTAGAAATGTTATGCTTGCTTCTCTTAATGCCTTCTGCACATAAGACCCAATAGTGCTACTATAGATTGCTTTTGATATTCAGGAGAAAATCTGCTTGGATGAATCAAGATCAGTTCCATAAACCCACAGCCCCCACCCAGAGGAGTTCAGCCCTATGCTGACAGTGAGCAGGGTTAAATAGCAGCCAGATCACTGAATATTTATAGAAATCAACTGAAATTCATCAGTCATTAGGGACATCAGAGCAAAACTTCCTTCTCCTCTGAGAGACCTCTGATAAGTGAAGTCTAGAAGACTGATCTTCAAACATCTCATTCTTAGAAAAACATGAAACACAGCTATTTCTCCTGATGCTGCTGGTAAAAAGGAAAAACGTTGATCTAGTAAGAACTGCAGCATGCTTAGGAAATCACAAGAGATTATAAGAGAATACAACAGATGAATACAAGTCCAAAAATGCTTAGCAGGCTTCAGTCCTTAGCTCTGCTGTGATTGGTTTCTATTGAAAGAAATGTCAATGAAGGATCTGTTGtgagtttttcttcttctgtcttaAAGATTGGAATCAGACAAGCTATGGTCTTCCAAGTCCACTCGAGAGAGGAGAATCTGCTATGATACTGCCATTTGTTTTACACTACCTCTGCCCAGCATACATCTCCATTGCTGGCTTGGGAGCCATCGCTGCTGCTGCAATGTCTTCTGCAGACTcagctcttctctctgctgGCTCCATGTTTGCTCACAATATCTACAGAAAAAATTTGAGGAAAAAGGTACTTTGttaaagcattcagcagctTTGGTGTCAGGATAGATGTTTTTGTTTCGGGATAGATGCAAACTTAGTCTGCACTGCCCACAGTTAGAAGTGTCTGTCCTTCAGCTGCTCAATTGAGCTCTGGAGGCAGATTTTGAAACAGAGGTCAGGgctattcatagaatcatattatccacagaatggtttgagatGAAAGGGACCataaagcccatccagttctAATACCCTGGCACAGGTGGGGTCACCTTCTGCTAGACCAGGGTGCTCAAACCCTGAACACTTCCTTGATGGAACAAACActgccttgaacacttccagggatgggacatctacagcttctctggtaacctgtgcctttttttttaattcaaaaccACTACCCCACTACTACTCTCCCACCTCTCCAACCTGTCCAGGTGTCCCTCTGGATGGAATCCCTTCCATACAGTATATCAACTACACTATGCAGCTTGGAGTTGTATCCTCAGCAGGGATACAAATACCCACAACAGTGAGCTTTGCTCTTCATAAGagaactgacaaaaaaaattgaCCAAGATATGAACAGAAATAGCATAAAATCAACCCTCAGGATTAGAGGGTGCAGCTCCATTGTGCGCTGTGGGAGCCATGATCAAAGGGGAAACCCAACGTGACTGCTGGAAGCAGTGAGGCCTGGGGTGGGACCCAGTCTAGGGCAAGGCAGTGCTGTGGTAATGTTACAGTCTCCTCTTTTACAGGCTACAGACAGAGAGGTCTTATGGGCCATGAGGACCTCCATGCTGGTGtttggggctggggctgccagtCTGGCTTTTTACTCCAACTCTGTCTACGACCTGTGGTTCCTCAGCGGGGAGCTGGTTTATGCCCTGCTTTTTCCACAGCTGTGTTGTGCCCTCTTTGCTCCCAGCAGCAACACGTATGGTTCGGCTGCTGGTTTTTTGGTTGGACTCCTCCtgaggctgctggcaggggAACCTGCCCTGAAAATCCCCCCTATCATCTGCTATCCAGTCTGCTCCCTCCTGGATGGGTCCTATGTGCAGCTCTTCCCCTATAAGACATTCACCATGCTTTTCACCTTGGGAACGATCATTGCTGTTTCATATCTGGCTACagttttgtttcagagaaaCCTTCTTCCCCGCAGATGGGATGTTTGCAATGTTCTGGGGGAAACCAGCACTCACACCCCCCTGCATCAGATGGACAAACAGACTGGTTTGCAAACAGTGCCATTGGAAGAGAATCGTGATTAAGCGTGGGACCTTGAAAGGACATGGTGCATTCAGCAATTAGAGTTTGGCACTGCtcttccatttgctttcttcagtaACAAATTATTTAAAGTCCTCACGGAGTAATAAAGACGCACTCCATTCATGCAAGGAGAATGAGTGAGCTCAGAGTCTGCCATGATTAAAGGCACACAGTGATGGGGCATGATCCTGTGGTAGTGACCAAGGGGCACCCTGGGCCCAAGTGATGTTTAGGGTGTCCCTTGTTTCCCACCTGAAGGCAAGGCTACTAATCGTGCTCCAACATTTATGATGTTCTCAAGTCACGTAGTTTTCTCACCTCAAAAGAGACAAATTAATGTTTAATAGATTGAGCacaactgaattaaaaaaaagaaaaaagtgcacAAATCTGTTCCCATTGAGCAGGGTTTTAGTGTAACAGCTAGGGTTTTAGTGTAAGCTTTCTTGGAGAGGGGGATCAGATGTAAAACAGAGATTATTGAATGCCATGTAATCTCTGCAGAGTCAATCAGCAATATTAGTTCTACACTAGTCTTTGTATTATTTAGGAAGCTTTTGCATACGCTTCTCCCCAGCTGTGGT is a genomic window of Meleagris gallopavo isolate NT-WF06-2002-E0010 breed Aviagen turkey brand Nicholas breeding stock chromosome 1, Turkey_5.1, whole genome shotgun sequence containing:
- the LOC100548429 gene encoding high affinity choline transporter 1-like, which gives rise to MALNIPGLVSLSVFFTFTLAAGIWASWKSRKKQQNQNPTEMAIVGGRNINVCIGLFTATATWVGGAYINGTAEIVYLPSKGLLWVQAPVGFALSLLIGGFFFVNPMRSKNYMTVMDPLQEAYGNMMGSLLFIPPLLGEVFWFAAILASLGATMRVILDIGGSLAITLSACTVILYTLLGGLYSVAYTDVIQLVFVTLSLLVCTPFALINSATESIYYTATHKHYQDPWIGKIEKQYLGRWLDDFFYLVLGSIPWQTFFQRVLSSASPSQARFISYLSGVGCFLMAIPSVFIGAVAASTDWNQTSYGLPSPLERGESAMILPFVLHYLCPAYISIAGLGAIAAAAMSSADSALLSAGSMFAHNIYRKNLRKKATDREVLWAMRTSMLVFGAGAASLAFYSNSVYDLWFLSGELVYALLFPQLCCALFAPSSNTYGSAAGFLVGLLLRLLAGEPALKIPPIICYPVCSLLDGSYVQLFPYKTFTMLFTLGTIIAVSYLATVLFQRNLLPRRWDVCNVLGETSTHTPLHQMDKQTGLQTVPLEENRD